CAATCTGCTTTAAATATGTTGCTTAAAATGAAGAACTTTACCATTTGGGATATCATCAATGAAAATGGTTATTATGATCAAGCGCATTTCATTCATGAATTTAAAAGTTTTGGCTCGTTAACTCCAAGGGAATATACTGAAAAGTTTTTTGGAAAGTTACGTTGTGACGTAGAGTAGTTGGTTAAATTATCAGAATGTTCCGTTTTTTACAATCAATATGGACGGTAATTGGCTATTATTTTCTTAAGTTTAGAGGGGGAGGGGATCGTATGTTAAAGACATATCAATTATTTATAAATGGCAAGTGGGTAGATGCGGTATCGGGAAAAACATTTGAATCCATTAATCCTAGTACGGGAGCAATACATGCCATTGTAGCAGAAGCTGGTAAGCAAGATATTGACTTAGCTGTAAAGGCTGCTCGCAATGCTTTTGAATCAGGAACATGGTCCAATATGGATCCGAGTGAACGAGGGAGGCTTTTATATAGAGCGGCGATGCAAATGAGAGATAAGTTAGATTTTTTTGCTGAGATAGAATCGATGGATAACGGTTTACCTATTAATGAGACAAAATACATTGCTATACCAGCAACGATTGATGTATTAGAATTTTACGCTGGCTTAGCAAATAAAGTACAAGGTGAAACATTGGCTTCACCAAAAAATCGTTTGAATTATACATTGAAAGAGCCACTTGGGGTAGTTGGGGCTATTGTGCCGTGGAATTTTCCGCTTCTGCTTGCGATGTGGAAATTAGCACCAGCTTTAGCAGCAGGAAATACGATTGTTATTAAGCCAGCAGAACAAACACCTGTTAGTATTTTAGAATTAGCAAAAATTTTTCAAGAAGTCGGTATTCCAGACGGTGTAATAAATATTGTTCCGGGGTTTGGAGATGAAGCTGGAGATGCATTAGTAGCTCATCCAGAAGTTGACAAAATTGCTTTCACAGGTTCTACTCGTACAGGTCAACTCATTATGCAAACAGCAAGCAAGAAATTGAAACCGCTATCATTGGAGCTTGGAGGGAAATCGCCGAATATCGTTTTTGAAGATGCCAATTTAGAAGATGCAGTAAATATGTCGGCCTTCGGTATTTACTTTGCACAAGGGCAAGTCTGTGCAGCAGGTTCGAGGTTATTTGTTCAGGAGTCGATTTATGATACATTTATGGATCTTTTTGTGAAAAAAGCGAAGTCTATTCGCATTGGAAATCCTCTTGAAAGGACAACACAAATGGGGCCACAAATTTCAGAAAAGCAGTTGAAGCAAATTGAACAATATGTAGCAGTTGGACTTGATGAAGGAGCTAATTTAGTAACCGGTGGTAAACGATATCTAGAAGCTGGAGATGGTTATTATTTTACACCAACTATTTTTGAAAATGTTAGCAACAAAATGACGATTGCTCGTGAAGAAATTTTCGGACCTTTTGTGTCGGTGATTCGTTTTAAAGATGAAGAGGATGCGCTAATGAAAGCAAATGATACGGTTTATGGACTTGCTTCTGGCGTATGGACAAACGATTTAAAACGAGCACATCGTATGGCGCGCAATATAAAAGCGGGAACAGTATGGGTTAATACGTATAGTTTTTTAGATAGTGCAGCGCCGTTTGGGGGCACAAAACAAAGTGGGTTCGGCCGAGAGCTAGGGGTGCAGGCAATGGAGATGTACACGCAGACTAAACATGTGTGGGTTGATTTAAATGAGAGAGCTTTAAACTGGTATGAAGGATAAATGATTATAGGAAAATCAGGGGCATCAATTGAATGATTGGTGGAAGTCATATTTTAGCTATAGCATGCAGGGAATAACAAGAGGGGGAAATGATATGAGTAAAATAGATTGGCAACAAGTATTAGAGTGGGATAAAAAATATATCATGAGAACTTTTTCGACCCAAGAAGAATATGAGCCGATTCCAATCGCGACTACAGAAGGCGATTATTTAATTTTGCCAGATGGCACAAAGTTGTTAGATTGTTTTAATCAATTATATTGTGTAAATGCTGGTCAAAAGAATGAGAAAATTAATAATGCGATTAAGGACGCTCTAGATCGATATGGTTTTTTACAAGATGCTTACGTGACAGATTATAAGGCAAAGGCAGCGAAAATGATTATTGAAGATGTATTAGGAAATGAAAGTTGGCCAGGGAAAGTTCGTTTTGTTTCTACTGGAAGTGAAGCGGTAGAGACAGCACTTATGATTGCTAGATTATACAAAAAGCGTCCCCTTGTTGTAACGAGAGAATATGCTTATCATGGCTGGACAAAAGGGGCTTCATCAATGACAAGGTTAAAGGGGAGTAAAAGTGGGGTGACGGAATCAGTTCCTGATTCACTTCCGCATCATGTACCAGCTCAAGACAGTGGACTTGTTGCCGTAGCACCTTCTCCTAATTGTATGCGCTGTTCACTTGGCCATAAATATGGTACTTGCCAGGATGAAAATGGTGAACTCGCTTGCGTGAAATATACGAGACGTATTATTGAAAATCAAGGGCCAGAACAAGTTGCAGCAATCATTACAGAAGTTACACAAGGAGCTGGCTCTGTTCAGCCGCCAGATGAGTATATTCCACAAATTCGTAAAATGACGAAAGAACTTAATATTTTATGGATTGCTGACGAAGTGCTGACAGGGTTTGGAAGAACAGGGGAATGGTTTGCATATCAGCATTATGATGTCGAGCCTGATATCGTATCAATGGCAAAAGGAATTTCTAGCTCAGCTATTCCAGCAGGTGCTGTCGTTGTAAGTAAAGAAATTGCGGAATTTATGGATCAATATCGATGGGAGACAGTTTCAACGTATTCAGGGCATCCAATCGCTATGGCTGCGGTATGTGCAAATTTAGAATATATAATGGAAGAAAATTTGGTAGAGAGAGCTGCAGCGGCTGGACAGTATATAAAACAAAAATTATTGGAGTTAAAGAAAAAACATCAATCAATTGGACAAATCGCTGGGTATGGGGTTTTATGGCTTGTGGAACTTGTAAAAGATGAGCAGATGACACCTTTTGTTGAAATAGATAGAAACTTTACTCATGAAGCAGACCCAAGTACGTTTCCTTCCAATATTATTAGAGAAAAAGCGATTGAAAAAGGAGTATTAATCGGTGGAGTAATGCCGAATACACTTCGCTTTGGAACCTCGTTAAATGTAAGCCGTAAAGACATTGATAAAGCTATAGATGCGCTTGTTTACGCGCTGATTTATTTAGAAAGGCAAGTATTACAAATAAACTGAAAGAATAGGATAAAAGTATGAAGTAAGGATATTGATGGAGGAACAAAATGAGTAGGAGAAGTAGTTCTTCTTAAAGTTCAGAAGAGAAGTTATGTAAACATAGCTTCTCTTTTTATATGTAGAGAAGTATGAACTTATGATTGAAAAGGAAAAATAGAATACATCATGTGTTATACGTAGTGGATTTTTAGAGAAGGATGTGTCGGAATGAAGAAGGATAAGAAATATACAGTCGTAGGCACTGACATTGAAGAAGTGAAACGATTAAATAAAAACTCAGGGTTAACATATAATCAAGTAAAAGAATTATTAGTGAAACAGATGAAAACAAAGCTATAAACATTATGTTTATGGCTTTGTTTATATTTGACCGGTATAAAGTAGAATTCCCCTTAGTGAGTACTTCATTTTCCACTGATGATGAATTCTCGCCAAGCGAGCTATTTACGAAAAAGAATGTGTATAGATATCATGAATAAGTAATGAAAAGATAAAGAAAAAAGAGGATTCTTTTCAATTTATGAGAAAGATTGTCTACAGGAATTCATAATATGTAGTAATATGGCAATAGATAGACCTGTATTTCAATATATGAATATCAATCCATTGAAGGGGGAGAGTAATTTGTCATGATTCAAGTAAAAAACTTTTTTCAAAGTAGAGGATTTCAACGATTCATTGTATTCGTCATATTAGCGTTTTTATTATATGGATTAAAAAGTATGATTAATTTAATATTAATCACTTTTATTCTGACTTTTTTAATGGATCGATTTCAACGATTTATTTCAAACAAGTTAAAAATAAATCGAAAAGTAGTGATTGCTTGTTTATATAGTGTTTTAGTAACGTTTATTGTCACAACATTATATAAATATTTGCCGGTATTAACGATACAAATTTCTCAGTTAATTTATCAGTTTAAACTGTTTTTTCAGCATCCACCTGATAATGAGATCATTAAATATGTACTTTCAACAATTAATCAAATGGAAGTATCAAAATATATTGAACAAGGTGTAGATGTCATTTACCAGTCTGTGGCGAACATTGGAAAAGTTAGCTTGCAAATTTTATTATCTCTTATTTTAAGTTTATTTTTCTTGCTAGAAAAAGAACGAATTATTACGTTTACGTCTAAATTTAAAGAGAGTAAATTAAAGATTTTTTATGAAGAAATTGCCTATTTTTCTCAACGGTTTGCACGGTCATTTGGAAAAGTGATTGAAGCACAGTTTTTAATTGCGATCGTAAATTGTATTCTCACGGTCATTGCACTTGTTTTTTTAGGATTTCCCCAGCTTCTCGTATTAGCAATTATGATTTTTTTACTTGGCTTAATTCCTGTTGCTGGTGTTATTATTTCATTGTTTCCACTTTGTATCATTGCCTACAATATCGGTGGAATAATGTACGTTGTATACATATTAATTGTGATTACGGTTATTCATGCTCTTGAAAGTTATTTTTTAAATCCAAAATTTATGTCTGCAAAAACGAACTTACCCATTTTCTATACATTTATGATTTTAATCTTCTCAGAGCATTTTTTAGGAATATGGGGTCTTATTATCGGAATTCCAATCTTTATTTTCTTATTAGATGTATTTGAAGTAAATGATGAAGAATAGTTAAGAAATGAAAAGAATACGTATGTTTCCAGCGAACGAAAACACACCTAGACGTTTGAATGTATAAAAATACGTAAAAACGGACTCCCGAACATAAGTGGGAGTCCGTTTACTTAAAGGATATCGATGGAGAGTATTTAAGTACGATCAAATTGCTACTTTCATTTCTAGTATTCACTCTCTATTTTAACAAATTTACAAAAAACGCTTCATCCCCAAGCGTTTTTTGATTACGATACATGTAGCTGATTCTCGATTAAAGAACAGGAGCCATTGTTTCTTTTAATACTTGAACAGAATGATCGAATTGTAATTCTTCTTGCGCATTTAATTCAACTTCTAATACTTCGCGAACACCTTGGCGGTTTAGAACAGCAGGCACACCGATATAGACGTCTTTTTGTCCATATTGTCCATCCAAGTAAGCAGAGACTGTTAATACGCTGTTTTCATTGTTTAAAATTGCTTTTGTAATGCGCAACAGAGACATGCCAATGCCGTAATACGTAGCGCCTTTACGTTCAATAATATGATAGGCAGCATCGCGAACTTTAATGAAGATTTTATCTAATTCTTCTTGATTATGTTCATTATCTTTGTCTAAAATCGTTTGTAGTTTTTGAACACCAACTGATACGTGACTCCAAACCGGAAGTTCTGTGTCACCATGTTCACCAATGATATAAGCATGAATATTATGAGGAGCAACGTTGAAATATTCTCCTAACATATATCGGAAACGTGCAGAATCTAAAGTCGTACCAGAACCGATGACACGTTCCTTTGGTAATCCTGACTCTTTCCATGTTACATAAGTTAAAATGTCTACAGGATTCGTAGCAATTAAGAAGAGGCCATCAAATCCATTATCCATAATACTACGTACAATTTGTTTGAAAATTTTTGCATTCTTTTCAACTAAATCTAAACGAGTTTCACCTGGCTTTTGTGGTAAACCAGCAGTGATTACAACAAGGTCGGCATTTTTGCAATCTTCGTAGCTTCCTTTCCAAACTCTTGTCGGTGCTGGAGCGAAAGGAACCGCATGACTTAAGTCCATTGCTTCTCCTTCTGCTTTCGCTTCATTTACATCAACTAAAATAAATTCTTCAGCAACGCCTTGGTTAATCATACAGTAAGCATAACTACATCCTACCGCTCCAGTTCCCACTAATACAACACGATTAATACCTTTTTTCATATACCAATTCCTCGCTATTTCAATAATTTTGATATGTACAAATGGACTCTGCTTATACAGATTCTCATCTAGTTTATGACATTACAAAAAAGATATTCATTAGGTTCTTTGTTAAGCGATCATTATTCAGATGGTGTAATTGATATAGTTGCAAATAGTATGAGATAATGGGGGATGGGTACAAAGTGCGAGTGAGTCTAGAGTTCGAGTTACATACGAGGTGAATGAGACAGTTTCGTTTACAAAACATACTTCTTTTAATAAAATAATGAATATAAATCGTAATTATTACGTTTTGAGAAGATTAGAGTAGAGAAATGGATGGTCGATGAAATGAAAAAAGTAGAAATTCATATATTAGGTGGGTTTTTAGGAAGCGGAAAATCAACATTGCTTCAAAACCTATTATTAGCAGAAAAGAAAAAGAATAGAAAAGTTGCTGTTTTAATGAATGAAATAGGTGAATACTCAGTAGATACAGATATTATTGGGAAAGAGAATGTTTTAAGGGAGCTACTAAAAGGTTGTATTTGTTGTACATTAAAAGAAGAGCTTGAAATCCAGTTACATTCTTTATATCAACAAGAAAAGCCGGATGTCATTTACATAGAAACAACGGGAGTAGCTCACCCAATTGAAGTATTAGATGCATGTATCTCACCGATTTTAGCTCCTTTTCTTGAGGTGAAATCAATTATAGTCGTTTTAGATGGAGTAAGGTGGTTAAATCGAAGTGTATTAAGTGCAAACGTTCAGCAGTTATTACAAGAACAAATAAAATATGGAAGTCATATTCTTATAAACAAAGTAGACTTACTCACAGAAGAGGATAAGAACAAGCTTGTAGAAGAGGTACGGACTATAAATCAGCATGCTAAATTGTATGAAACAAAGTATTGTAATATATCTTTAGCTCATATAGAAAAAGCTGAGTTTAGAAGCAAGGAAGAGCATGAGACATTGCATGTGAAACAGCATTTGCATATTCAAACAATGACATATCAATTTACGACACCAATCGATCAAGAAAGATTATATGAATGGTTATCAACATTACCTGATTGTATTTATCGTGTGAAAGGCTTTGTGAAATTTCATGGGAATAAGTATCCACACTTATTGCAATATTCGTTTGGAGTACCAACCTTATTGGAACAAGACTTTGGCTTTCCAACTAATTTGGTTATGATAGGTGAGGGATTCAATCAAAATCAAATCAAAAAAGAATTAGAAATGGTAGAAAATCATGTTTAGGTGAAGAAATAGGTAGGAGTAGTTGTATGTAAAAAAAACTGAGTGGAGAGGAAGTCTCTATTGATGAAAGCTTCACTCTATATAAAAGCTACAAGTTATGAATAGAATGAAGTGTGTTCATAACTTGCAATGTTTAACTTGTGAAAGTCTGCAGTGAAAACATATAAGTTTAAACGAGAGGAGAGTGTACGAAGGGAATGCTATAACCGAGAAGCTCTCTTTCTCTAAACGAAGGAGGGAGTCCATTTAGAGTTAGAAGATGTAATAAACATATGTAAAAAAATATTTTTTATAGCCAATTAACAAGGGAAAGAGACGTTTTACTAGAATACATAAAATGAATGTATGTGGTAAATCCATGAAGATAAGGGAGAGATAAAACAATGGCAATCAAAAGAGTTTTATCATTTTTAGCCGTACTCTTAATCGGATTAACAGGTTGCTCGATGATTGAAGGGGGGAAAAACTCCGTTGAATATGCACAAAAGACAACGGACTATATAAACGAAGTCAGTCAGTTTGCAAATGAGGCACCAGAGTTAGCGAAAAAAGCGATCAATGATAGCGCATCAAGAAAAGAGTTAGAGAATAAGTTAGAAGAGATTCAAAAGGATATTTCAAGCTTTAATAAATTAACGCCGCCGGATGTAGCAAAAGAAATGCATGAGCAGATTGTTGGATACAATGAAACGTTAAGTACATGGATTGATGAAACAATGAAAAAGATTGAGAAAGGTAAAGTGGATCTAGAACAATTTAAAGATTCAGAGTTTATGCAGACAGTTCAACAAGTTCAAGAGTTAAAAAATAAGATTCAAAATATAGGGGAATAAGTGTAAGAGTACAAAAAAGTCCGTTTTCAATAACGGACTTTTTGTATGGCTATATTTATTATTGTATACAATAAATGACAACACCGATGACAATAATAAGGTTACCAATGAGCTTTCTTTTTGTAATTTTTTCGCCTAAGAAGTACCAGCTAAATACTAAAATAATAAGATAGCTTAGTGATTCTAAGGCAGATGCTTGTTTTAAAGGCAAGCCTTTTAATGCAATGACATTTAAGCCAGCATTCATAACAAACAAAGAATACCCGATCATAACATAGTGGTTGACATATTCTCTTAGTTTAGAGTCGTATTTTTGTAATGTTGCTTTTTTTAATAAAATCTGTGAGTAATTGGCTAAAATGATACCAAAAATAAATAGTAACATGTAATTATTCATCTTTTGTCACCACCACAATTCCAACGATAATAATAGCCGCACCAAGTATATGATTCCACTTGATTGTATCGCCGAATAGGAGAACAGACCATAGCATAGACCATAATATAATAATACCTCGGTGTGAGTATGCTCTAGATATTTCAAAGTGTTTAATGACTTGTTGCCAAATAATAGCATAGCCAAATAAAAATACGATAAGTCCGAAGTAGGCGACAAAAAAGCCAATAGATGCAATCGGGAATTTAGCTGCCCATTTCATATAAACCATGATAATCGAATATAGTAAGAAAGCAGCATGTAAAAAGATATAATTTTTTATAGTCGGTTTCATATATTCACTCTCTTTTACATGTAAATACATTAATTTGAAGCGAATGAATTTCATTATCTTCTTTATGATATAGAATGTTTGTCCATTCACATTCCAAAGTATATAGTATCATGTCTTATGTGGGAAAACAATATGAGGAAACAACTCTCTTTTTTCTAAAAGAAAGTCGTTTCCTCATAAATAGAATTCATTTCATGAAAACATGCTAAGCAAAATAAAAATGCTTAGCATGAGTAGATAATTAGAGAGTGATGTTAATGATTAGTTGAATTCAATAGCATCAATTTTACGATAATCAACTACTAGAATCTCTCCATTCCCTTTTGAAAAAGTTGCAAGGCCGCTTCTTCTATCAAATGAAGCAAAAGCATCAACTGCTTCTTCTAGGCCGTTGATAAAAACATCTTCTACATCTGTTCCAGGATTTAATCCTGAGAGTAATTCAAAGATCGGCCCTCTGTTACTACGATGTGCCATATCGTAATCCCTCCTTTTGTTAAGGTGTACTATATTCTATTAAATAACATGGTTTTGGTTTGTACATATCTTCTATTTTATAAAAAATGTGTAGAATAAATAGTTTACAATTGACCTGACACAGTGTGTATGGTTTGTATTAGTATGTTAGGACTTTTTTACCTTGACGGTATGAAGGCATTGTTGATAAGGTTAAATCTGAAATGATAATTTGATAGATTAAAAGGAGTTTAGCGATGAAAAGGTTAAGGTGGGGAAGAGTAACAATACTATTAGCCGTTATTTTCGGTATATGTTGGTTCGTTTTCCATGAAGGTTTAGGAAAAGATGATAGAGATATTGCAAAAGCAAAAGAAAATCTTCTAATAGAAGGACAGCCTCTTCAAGTGGCAGAGTTGCCAAAGTTGGGTGTATCGGAAAAAGTCATTCCGCAAAAATATCTCCCGGTTGTGGAAGCAAAAGCAGCGATTATTATTGATGCAAGCGATGGAGAAGTAATTTATCAAAATAATGAAAATGAAACGTTTGCTCCAGCGAGTATGTCAAAAATGATGACCGCATATTTGCTTTTAGAAAATATACATAAGGGAAAAGTGCATTGGGAAGATCAAGTGAAAATAAGTGCAAAATCAGCACAAACGGAAGGTGCTAAAATTCCATTACAAATGAATGATGTAGTAACGGTGAAAGATTTATTCCATGCTTTAATGATTCAATCCGCGAATAATGCAGCAGTTGCTTTGGCAGAACATATGGCAAAGACAGAAAAAAACTTTGTTCAAATTATGAATCAAAAAGCGAAGGATTTGGAACTTTCTAATAAAACGAAGTTTGCTAATGCGTCTGGTCTACAAGAACCAGATGGAAGTGAGACGAAGATGCCAGCTGCTGATGTTGCAAAGTTGGCGTATCATCTTATTAAAGAGTATCCAGAAATATTAGAGGTAACACATTTACGTCGCAGCCAATTAGCTTTTAAAAATATTTCTGTTACAAGCACAAATGAAATGTTAAATACAGCTAATAAAAACCTTCATATAGAAGGAATGGATGGATTAAAAACAGGCTTTACTGATAGTGCAGGATATTGTTTCACAGGAACAGCAAAACAGGGAGATAAACGTATTATTACAGTTGTTATGGGAACAAAGAGTCAAACAAAACGGTTCACTGAAACACATAAATTAATGTCTTATGGATTTGAATTCGTTAATGAGAGAAAAGAACATGAAGAAACATCTTATTTGAAAAAGTGAACATCCTCGATTCACTAGAAATACATGAGACAGTCGCTAGTCGGGTAAAAAGAATTTGCAGCGTGAGAAAGGCGTATAAAAAAGAAGGTCTTCCAATTTTATATATGTAATTTTAGTAGGCTTATTCTTTTTATAAGAGCAGACTGCAGATTTATAGCCAGTGCCTATGTGAAGAATTTCGATACAAACAGGATTTGTTTTTTCGATAGTTCGTATATGAACGTTTTGAGATGAATCAATTGAAATTGAAAATGAATGCAAGGGAACGGTTAAACCTGCACCAGACTGCTTTACAAAACTTTCTTTTATAGTCCATAAGTGATAAAAGTAAGCCATTCGTTCAGGTTCTATTTTCGCCATTAAATCTTCATATTCTTCATAACAGAAGAAATGTTT
The window above is part of the Bacillus cytotoxicus NVH 391-98 genome. Proteins encoded here:
- a CDS encoding aldehyde dehydrogenase family protein; translation: MLKTYQLFINGKWVDAVSGKTFESINPSTGAIHAIVAEAGKQDIDLAVKAARNAFESGTWSNMDPSERGRLLYRAAMQMRDKLDFFAEIESMDNGLPINETKYIAIPATIDVLEFYAGLANKVQGETLASPKNRLNYTLKEPLGVVGAIVPWNFPLLLAMWKLAPALAAGNTIVIKPAEQTPVSILELAKIFQEVGIPDGVINIVPGFGDEAGDALVAHPEVDKIAFTGSTRTGQLIMQTASKKLKPLSLELGGKSPNIVFEDANLEDAVNMSAFGIYFAQGQVCAAGSRLFVQESIYDTFMDLFVKKAKSIRIGNPLERTTQMGPQISEKQLKQIEQYVAVGLDEGANLVTGGKRYLEAGDGYYFTPTIFENVSNKMTIAREEIFGPFVSVIRFKDEEDALMKANDTVYGLASGVWTNDLKRAHRMARNIKAGTVWVNTYSFLDSAAPFGGTKQSGFGRELGVQAMEMYTQTKHVWVDLNERALNWYEG
- a CDS encoding class-III pyridoxal-phosphate-dependent aminotransferase — encoded protein: MSKIDWQQVLEWDKKYIMRTFSTQEEYEPIPIATTEGDYLILPDGTKLLDCFNQLYCVNAGQKNEKINNAIKDALDRYGFLQDAYVTDYKAKAAKMIIEDVLGNESWPGKVRFVSTGSEAVETALMIARLYKKRPLVVTREYAYHGWTKGASSMTRLKGSKSGVTESVPDSLPHHVPAQDSGLVAVAPSPNCMRCSLGHKYGTCQDENGELACVKYTRRIIENQGPEQVAAIITEVTQGAGSVQPPDEYIPQIRKMTKELNILWIADEVLTGFGRTGEWFAYQHYDVEPDIVSMAKGISSSAIPAGAVVVSKEIAEFMDQYRWETVSTYSGHPIAMAAVCANLEYIMEENLVERAAAAGQYIKQKLLELKKKHQSIGQIAGYGVLWLVELVKDEQMTPFVEIDRNFTHEADPSTFPSNIIREKAIEKGVLIGGVMPNTLRFGTSLNVSRKDIDKAIDALVYALIYLERQVLQIN
- a CDS encoding AI-2E family transporter, yielding MIQVKNFFQSRGFQRFIVFVILAFLLYGLKSMINLILITFILTFLMDRFQRFISNKLKINRKVVIACLYSVLVTFIVTTLYKYLPVLTIQISQLIYQFKLFFQHPPDNEIIKYVLSTINQMEVSKYIEQGVDVIYQSVANIGKVSLQILLSLILSLFFLLEKERIITFTSKFKESKLKIFYEEIAYFSQRFARSFGKVIEAQFLIAIVNCILTVIALVFLGFPQLLVLAIMIFLLGLIPVAGVIISLFPLCIIAYNIGGIMYVVYILIVITVIHALESYFLNPKFMSAKTNLPIFYTFMILIFSEHFLGIWGLIIGIPIFIFLLDVFEVNDEE
- a CDS encoding L-lactate dehydrogenase, whose protein sequence is MKKGINRVVLVGTGAVGCSYAYCMINQGVAEEFILVDVNEAKAEGEAMDLSHAVPFAPAPTRVWKGSYEDCKNADLVVITAGLPQKPGETRLDLVEKNAKIFKQIVRSIMDNGFDGLFLIATNPVDILTYVTWKESGLPKERVIGSGTTLDSARFRYMLGEYFNVAPHNIHAYIIGEHGDTELPVWSHVSVGVQKLQTILDKDNEHNQEELDKIFIKVRDAAYHIIERKGATYYGIGMSLLRITKAILNNENSVLTVSAYLDGQYGQKDVYIGVPAVLNRQGVREVLEVELNAQEELQFDHSVQVLKETMAPVL
- a CDS encoding CobW family GTP-binding protein produces the protein MKKVEIHILGGFLGSGKSTLLQNLLLAEKKKNRKVAVLMNEIGEYSVDTDIIGKENVLRELLKGCICCTLKEELEIQLHSLYQQEKPDVIYIETTGVAHPIEVLDACISPILAPFLEVKSIIVVLDGVRWLNRSVLSANVQQLLQEQIKYGSHILINKVDLLTEEDKNKLVEEVRTINQHAKLYETKYCNISLAHIEKAEFRSKEEHETLHVKQHLHIQTMTYQFTTPIDQERLYEWLSTLPDCIYRVKGFVKFHGNKYPHLLQYSFGVPTLLEQDFGFPTNLVMIGEGFNQNQIKKELEMVENHV
- a CDS encoding DUF6376 family protein; this translates as MAIKRVLSFLAVLLIGLTGCSMIEGGKNSVEYAQKTTDYINEVSQFANEAPELAKKAINDSASRKELENKLEEIQKDISSFNKLTPPDVAKEMHEQIVGYNETLSTWIDETMKKIEKGKVDLEQFKDSEFMQTVQQVQELKNKIQNIGE
- a CDS encoding EamA family transporter; translation: MNNYMLLFIFGIILANYSQILLKKATLQKYDSKLREYVNHYVMIGYSLFVMNAGLNVIALKGLPLKQASALESLSYLIILVFSWYFLGEKITKRKLIGNLIIVIGVVIYCIQ
- a CDS encoding EamA family transporter, which gives rise to MKPTIKNYIFLHAAFLLYSIIMVYMKWAAKFPIASIGFFVAYFGLIVFLFGYAIIWQQVIKHFEISRAYSHRGIIILWSMLWSVLLFGDTIKWNHILGAAIIIVGIVVVTKDE
- a CDS encoding D-alanyl-D-alanine carboxypeptidase family protein, with protein sequence MKRLRWGRVTILLAVIFGICWFVFHEGLGKDDRDIAKAKENLLIEGQPLQVAELPKLGVSEKVIPQKYLPVVEAKAAIIIDASDGEVIYQNNENETFAPASMSKMMTAYLLLENIHKGKVHWEDQVKISAKSAQTEGAKIPLQMNDVVTVKDLFHALMIQSANNAAVALAEHMAKTEKNFVQIMNQKAKDLELSNKTKFANASGLQEPDGSETKMPAADVAKLAYHLIKEYPEILEVTHLRRSQLAFKNISVTSTNEMLNTANKNLHIEGMDGLKTGFTDSAGYCFTGTAKQGDKRIITVVMGTKSQTKRFTETHKLMSYGFEFVNERKEHEETSYLKK
- a CDS encoding 4'-phosphopantetheinyl transferase family protein, with amino-acid sequence MKVFALHIDRLLQTSEFHTLMKHISPERITKINQLVFPKDKHRSLLSEIFVRFIIQEELHLPNHNITFQVGPYGKPFVENLPSFHFNISHSGNWIVCAIDCHPIGIDIEKIAPIDYSIAKHFFCYEEYEDLMAKIEPERMAYFYHLWTIKESFVKQSGAGLTVPLHSFSISIDSSQNVHIRTIEKTNPVCIEILHIGTGYKSAVCSYKKNKPTKITYIKLEDLLFYTPFSRCKFFLPD